In Aspergillus nidulans FGSC A4 chromosome II, a single window of DNA contains:
- a CDS encoding protein atnB (transcript_id=CADANIAT00003900), with protein MRMANRIGAGRKSALQLSHLRTRLTSSAAAVATAPTLDPAPVPAPAAAPREWLVLFPDMPNVLDRRLEIRPRHSPNFVRLHKEQWVTWAGPIFEKHTFPGNPRRPFKGSVMVVNDVSKEQIWERLKSDPYIQERIWDLDNARVIPFVTNMRRTPKK; from the exons ATGCGTATGGCGAACAGAATTGGCGCGGGCCGTAAATCCGCGCTTCAGCTCTCTCATCTCAGAACCAGACTCACCTCATCTGCTGCAGCCGTTGCTACTGCTCCCACACTTGATCCTGCGCCTGTCCctgcccctgctgctgcgccgaGAGAATGGCTGGTGCTCTTTCCGGATATGCCCAATGTG CTTGACCGTCGCCTCGAAATCCGCCCCCGGCACTCTCCCAACTTTGTGCGTCTTCACAAGGAACAATGGGTTACCTGGGCTG GGCCTATCTTTGAGAAGCATACCTTCCCTGGAAACCCTCGCCGGCCCTTCAAAGGGTCTGTGATGGTGGTCAATGATGTGAGCAAGGAGCAGATCTGGGAGCGTCTGAAGAGTGATCCGTATATTCAGGAACGTATTTGGGACCTGGATAATGCACGAGTGATTCCCTTTGTCACCAATATGAGGCGGACTCCAAAGAAGTGA